ACCGCGAGGCGATCCAGCGCGCCGTGATCCCGGCCGCGACGGGCATCGGCACCGCACGGGACATGGCGCGTTTTTACGCCTGTCTCGCCAACGGGGGCGAACTCGACGGGGTTCGACTCCTCTCCGAGGGGACCGTAACCGAAGCGACCGGGTGTCAGGTCGAGGTCGAACGCGACGGGACCATGGGCGTCCCCGGGCGGTACGCGCTGGGCTTCGGGCTCGGCGGGACGGCCTGGGACAAGTACGGGTCGCTCTCCCCACGCCGGGTGTTCGGTCACGGCGGCCTCGGGAGCATCGTCGGGTGGGGCGACGAAGAGGGGCTGGCGATGGCGTACGTGACGAACGGAGTCCGCCACGAGTACGAACACGGCGCGCGGGTGAACGCGATGGCCGACGCGGTGCGAACGGTGTTCGGGTGAGTTCGCCGCGCACGAAGAGTGTCGGTGTCAGTCGTCGTCGCTCGCCGCCTTCGCCTTCCGCGCACCGCGGTCCGACCGCGGCCCCTCGCGGTCGACGTCGGGCAGGAGGTCGCGGAGATACCGGCCCGTGTGGGAGGCGTCGGTCCGCGCCACCGCCTCCGGGGTGCCCTCGGCGACGACCTCGCCGCCGTTCTCGCCGCCTTCGGGCCCGAGGTCGACGATGCGGTCGGCGTTCTTCACCAGGTCGAGTTCGTGTTCGATTACGACCACGGTGTTGCCGTTGTCCACCAGCCGGTGGAGCACCTCGATGAGCTTCCGCTCGTCCTCCTTGTGGAGGCCAGTAGTGGGTTCGTCGAGCAGGTAGAGCGTGTTACCCGAGTCTCGTTTGCCGAGCTCCTCGGCGAGTTTTACCCGCTGGGCCTCACCACCGGAGAGCGTCGTCGAGGGCTGGCCGAGCCGCATGTACCCCAGTCCGACGTCCTTCAGAAGCTTCAGGCGGCGGCGGATCTGGGAGTTGGCCTCGAAGAAGTCGTGTGCCTCGTCGACTTCCATCCCCAGCACGTCGGCGATGGTCTTCCCCTTGTACGTCACGTCGAGGGTCTCGTCGTTGTACCGGTCGCCGTCGCACTCGTCACAGGGGACGTAGACGTCCGAGAGGAAGTTCATCTCGATCTTGACGGTGCCCTGCCCCCCACAGGCCTCACAGCGCCCGCCCTTGACGTTGAACGAGAAGCGGCCCTTCTTGTAGCCGCGCTGCTTCGACAGTTTGGTCTCGGCGAACAGTTCGCGGACGTAGTCGAACACGCCTGTATACGTCGCGGGGTTGGATCTGGGCGTCCGGCCGATCGGCGACTGGTCGATGAGCCGGACGGTCTCGATCTCGTCGACCCCCTCGATGGCGTCGTGGTCGCCGGGGTCGACCGAGGTGTTGTCGTTCATCCGGCGGGCGAGCCCCTTGTAGAGGATGTCGTGGATCAGCGTGGACTTGCCCGAGCCCGATACCCCGGTGACCGCCGTGAACGTTCCCAGGGGCAGGTCGACGTCGAGCTCCTTCAGGTTGTGCTGGCGCGCGCCGCGGATGGAGAGCGTCCCCGCGGCGTCGCGACGCTCGTCGGGCACGGGGATCTGCTTCCGTCCCGAGAGGTACTCCGCTGTCACGGAGTCGGCGGCGGCACAGATCTCGTCGAAGTCCCCCTGGGCGACCACCTCCCCGCCGCGCTTGCCCGGCCCGGGCCCCATGTCGATGATGTTGTCGGCGCGGTGCATCGTCGCCTCGTCGTGTTCGACGACGATGAGGGTGTTTCCGAGATCCCGGAGCCCTTCGAGCGTGTTGAGCAGGCGGTCGTTGTCGCGCTGGTGGAGGCCGATCGACGGCTCGTCGAGCACGTAGAGGACGCCGACCAGCCCGGAGCCGACCTGCGTCGCCAGGCGGATGCGCTGGCTCTCTCCGCCGGAGAGCGTCGACGCCTCGCGGTCCAGCGTGAGATACTCCAGCCCCACTTCGCACATGAAGCCGAGGCGGGCGCGGATCTCCTTGAGGATCTCCTCGGCGATGGTGCGGTCGCGGTCGCCCATCTCCGCTTCGAGCCCCTCGAAGTGCGCCAGCGCGTCGCCGATGCTCATCCGGTTTACCTCCGTTATCGACGTGTCCTGGACGAGTACGGAGCGCGACTGCGGTTTCAGGCGCGTGCCGTCGCACGCGGGACAGGTGGTGACGGCCATGTACTTCTCGATGTGGTCGCGCGTCGACTCCGAGTCCGTCTCGACGTGGCGGCGTTCGAGGTTGGGGATGACGCCCTCGAAGCGCTTGGTCTTGCGGCGGGTGCCGTTTCGCGTGTGGCGCTCGAACACCACTTCGCGGTCGGTGCCGTAGAGGAACTGCCGCTGGACGTCGGGGTCGAGCTCCTCGAACGGCGTCGACACGGAGACCTCGAAGTGCTTGGCGACCGAGTCGAGCCGCGTCTGGTAGTACGACCGGTTGTAGCTCCACGGCTCGAACACGTGTTTGATCGGCTGTGAGGGGTCGACGACGACGAGGTCCTCGTCGACCTCCTTCGTGTTGCCGATGCCCTCACACTCGGGACACGCCCCATGCGGAGAGTTGAACGAGAAGGAACGGGTCTCGATCTCCGAGAAGTCGATCCCGCAGTGGGTGCAGGCGAGCGATTCGGAGAACTCCACCACGAGCCTGGCGTCGCCCTCGCCCGCGAGATCACCCGTCGAGCGGCTCTCGACGCCCAACTGGACGCCCTCGGGCGGGTCGGGGAGGATGACTTTCAGGACGCCGTCGGCCTCCTCCAACGCCGTCTCGACCGAGTCCGTGATGCGCGAGCGCGCCTCGGGGGAGACCTTCACGCGGTCGACCACCACGTCGACCGTGTGGTCGTAGTTCTCGTCGAGGTCGGGCTTGTCGTACGCGAGGTCGTACGCCTCGCCGTCGACCTCGACCCGCGAGTAGCCCGCCGAGACGAGGTCGTCGAAGAGGTCCTTGAACGCCCCCTTCTGGTCGCGCACCACGGGCGCACAGAGCTTCGCCCTGGTCCCCTCGGGGAGCGACAGCACCCGAGACACCATGTTCGACGCCGACTGCTCGCCTACCTCGCGGCCACACTCGGGGCAGTGTGGTGTTCCGACCCGGGCATACAGCAGCCGGAGGTAGTCGTGGAGTTCCGTGACCGTCCCGACGGTCGAACGGGGGTTGTTCGCCGCGTTCTTCTGGTCGATCGAGATCGCGGGCGAGAGGCCCTCCACGGATTCGACCTGCGGCTTGTCCATCTGCCCGAGGAAGTTCCGGGCGTACGCCGACAGCGACTCGATGTACCGCCGCTGGCCTTCGGCGTAGATCGTCTCGAACGCGAGCGACGATTTCCCCGATCCCGACAGACCCGTGACGACCGTGAACTGCTCGCGGGGGATCTGGACGTCGAGGTCCTTCAGGTTGTGTTCCTCCGCACCGCGAACCTCGATAAAGTCCTTGCTCATCTGGGTCGGCGTAAGGAATCAGTGGGGGAATACCCATCGGTTGCGGCGGATGCTCGCCGCCCGGCGCGTCGCGGAGATCGGCGCGTCCGACTCCGCTGGACCGCCGCGTCCGCACGGTGTAACACTGGGGAGGGCTCCGGAGTGCGGTCGCTCCCGGCGAGCGAAACGAGGAATCGAGGTGTGGCCTCAGTTCGGGGTCAGCGTGGACTCAGGCGAGTTTGCGGCGGGAGATGCCACAGCCCTGCGGGACGATGATGATCTGGTCGTCGCCCTTCTGGACGATGTCGCCGTCGACTTCGCGGGCGACCTGCTGGAGGTCGTCGATGATGTGTTCCATCGTGCTGTCGTTGATCCGCAGGCGCGTGACGTCGGCGATGACGATGTCGCCGTCGTAGACGGCGTCCTTGATGGCGATGACGTCGGGTTGGCCGCCGATCTCGGCGATGTGGACCTGGGTCCGGGCCTCGCCGCGGGCCGTGTCGAAGTCGTCCAGGTCGAGGGTGACGTAGTCGTCCGTGCTGTGGGTTTGCCCCCCACTCAGCAGCTTATTCATGATTCCCATGATGGGTACAGCGGTGTCCGGGGGCTTAGTTCTACGTCAGACACTCGCATGACAGCGGTCGACTCGGTGGCCTGTGGGTGGCTGATCTCGGGTGTCGACCGTGTGTGGCTCTGGTACGCCGTTCCTCCGGAGCGGTCGATCCCCGCCGTCGTGCCTGCAGGAGCACCCATGGGGGTGACACTCAGCCGGAGCGGGTTCGCTGCCCGCCCCGGTCACTCGAAGAGACGGGTTCATATCCGAATCGTCCGCAGGTCGGGTATGAGCCTCGCGCCCGACACCACGGTGTACCTCCTTGCGCTCGTTCCGGCCGTTATCTGGGGGTTCACCCCGGTGCTCGACAAGCGAGGGATGTCGCTCGGCGGCACTGCCTTGCAGGCGTCGTTGGTGGTGGTGGTCGTCGACCTCTCGTTGTTCCTCGCCGCCCTGCTCACGCTCCGCGGAACCGATCTTCTCGCGGGGCTCGACCTGGCCGTTGCGGGTCTGTTCCTCTTTGCAGGGGCGACGGGGACGGCCCTGGGTCGTCTGGCGATCTTCGTCGGCGTCGACCGGGTTGGCGCGAGCATCAACAGCGCCGTCGTGAGCGCTCGGCCCCTGTTTGCGACTGCGTTCGCCTTCGGCCTGCTCGGAGAACCCGTCTCGCTCGAAACGGGCGTCGGTGTCGTCGTCCTGGTCGTCGGCTTGGTCGTACTCAGTCTCTCAAAAGGCGGGGACCTCGCCGGGTGGGACCCTTGGGACCTGCTTTACCCGCTCGCTTCGGGTGTGTTCTTCGCCTTCGGGAACGTCCTCCGGCGGTTCGGGCTGGGAACGGGTGGGGCGGATGTGCTCCAGGCGGTCGCGCTCAACGAGGCGGGTGCGCTGCTCGTCTTCCTCGGTTACGCCGCCGTCCGAGGAACCGTTGGCTTCCGTTCGGCTGACCGTCGGTCGTACGGGTACTTCGCTGTCAGCGGCGGGCTCACCGCCGTCGCCCTGCTTTCGGTGTTCGGCGCGCTCGCGCTTCCGGCGGGGCGGGTGGCTATCGTCGAATCACTAGCGTCGACCGCACCGCTGTTCACCACTGTCTTCGCGTACTTCCTCCTCCGGGACCTCGAACGGGTCACGCGTGGAATCGTCGTCGGGGCGGTTCTCGTGGCGGCCGGGGTGGCGCTGGTGACGCTTGGGCCAAGAATCGTGATCTGACACCCCCAGCCGCGTCGCACATCCCGTCACGACGGGTCGCCCGTCGTGTGGCTGTGAAAGCGGGGTACTGGCTGGAGCAGGCGACGCAGTCCGGTGGTTCTCGTTAGGACGGAACTCGTCTCGACTGCTGGCCGCCTCCGACGGAGCGACCGACCACACCCGACGCTGCGGGTACTATCGACCCCGGTCACTACGACCGACGGCACGCGTGCGTCGTGTTACGCCGCGTCGTCCGGCTCCGCCTCCCGACGCAACAGCACGGGCACGGACGAGCTCCGGAGGATCTTGGTGGTCACTCCCCCGAGCACGGCCCGGCTGAAGTCGGTCTCGCCGTGGACCCCGACGGCCACGAGGTCGATGTCGTGGTCCCCGACGTACGAGCGGATCTCCCGGTAGGGCCGGCCGTGTGCGACCGAGCGGGTCACCGAGTCGATCCCGGCCGTCTCCGCTGCGTCGACCGCTTCGGTCATGATCTCCTCCGCCCTCGCGTCGAGTTGGTCGCTCGCGACGACCGAGCGGACGTCGAACCCGAGGCTCGCCGTCTCGACGACGTGCAGGAGGTGTAGCTCCGCGCCGGTCTCGCGTGCGACGTCGATCGCCGACCGGAGCGCCAACCCCGCCGCGGGACTGCCGTCCGTGGGGACGAGAAGCGCCCGCGGCGGGTAGACGAACTCCCGGTCCTCGTCGGGCGTGACGGCCACCACGGGCGCCTCGACGGCACCGATCACTCGCTCTGTGACGCTCCCGAGGAGGACGCGTGAGAGCCCACGTCGGCCGTGGGTCGGCATGACCACGAGATCGATCGCGTACTCGTCCGCGTAGTCGACGATGGTCTTCACGGGGTCCCCCTGGAGCACCGCCGAGACGGTCGCGACGTCTCGTTCGGCCGCCCGGGCGGCCGCCTCGTCGACGATCTCCTGCCCCTCGCTCTCGAGCACGTCGACGACCTGCCCGCCGATCCGGGTGAGGCTGTCTTGGTTCGTGTCCGCGACGTTGAGCACGTGGAGCGTCGCGTCGTGTCCGGCCGCGACGTCGACGGCGTACGCCAGCGCCTCGGCGGCCACGTCGCTTCCGTCGGTCGGAAACAGTATTCGACTGTACATACGATGACATGGCCGGCCGGCGGGATATATCGACAGGGTGCGTCCGGTGTGAGGCGCGTCAGCGCGCGCCGAGGGACGACGAGCAATGAGGCGGTTGGCGTGTGCTGGCGCGGCTCCGACCGCGCCCAGGCGCGCGAGGGATGAGTGAACGAGCGAACGAAGTGAGCGAGTGAGCGAATCGGCTGGGGAGGGTGTGGCGTCACCGCCCTGGCGGCTGCCTCGCCGCACGCGTCTCGACCGATCTCGTCGTCCCCGGTGAATCAGACCGATCTCGTCGTCCCCGGTGAATCAGACCGATCTCGTCGTCCCCGGTGAATCAGACCGATCTCGTCGTCCCCGGTGAATCAGACCGATCTCGTCGTCCCCGGTGAATCAGACCGATCTCGTCGTCCCCGGTGAATCAGACCGATCTCGTCGTCCCCGGTGAATCAGACCGATCTCGTCGTCCCCGGTGAATCAGACCGATCTCGTCGTCCCCGGTGAATCAGACCGATCTCGTCGTCCCCGGTGAATCGGGCGAGGAACGCCGCCGATCTCCGAACGTCCGTCTCGGTCTAGATCGACAGTTCGAACAGGTCGTCGCCGACGTGGTGGACGCTCTCGACGACCTTGCCGCTGTCCCCGAGCATCTCCGACCCCGGAACCAGGGCGCGACCGATGGCCAGCACTTTCCCGTGGGTCTCCTCGGCGATCGAGACCAGGTCGCCCCCGTCGATGGCCTCGTCCGCGTCGACGATGCCGGGCCGCATCACGTCCGCGCCGCCGGAGACGAACGAGACCGCGCCGGCGTCGACGGTGACGACGTGTTCGGTGGGCGGGTGTGCGTTCGCGCCGGTGACGGTGAGGAACGGCTCGTCGTCGACGTACATCACGGCGGGTGATCCGTCGACGAGCACGACGTCGAACGCGCTCCCGGCGAGGTCGACCTTCTCGAACGTGTCGCCGTCGAGGTCCACGCCCGTGCGGCGCTCGATGGTCTCGCGTAGGTCGCGGATCTCGTCGCTGCGCAGGTGGTGGCGGGACTTGACTTGCATGTCCGATGGTCGACCCCCCGCGCCGATAAAACGACCGATGCGGTGCGTCCGACCCACGGGCGACGCCGAGTCCGCCGCCGAGGGGTCCGAACCCACCCGAGACGTGTGCTCCGCGTCAGACGCGGCCAACAAACGCTAAGTAACCCCCGGACATGTGACCCAGTATGTGGCGCTCCCGGACCAACCGGGACCGAAAAACGGTGGTCTGCATCGCGTGTGGCGAGTCGGTGCTCCGTGCGGACGCACGCGAGTACGACAAGGAGGGCAACCGATGGGACCGACACGGCAAGGAGTTCGAGCACCTCTGTAAGGACTGCTATCGGGAACTCTGTCACCAGCCTCGTGAAGACCTCGAATCGCTCCTCCTCGGGATCGAACAGGACGGACTCACGCGCGAGGAGTTCCTCGACCGCTACTTCGGTGCCGTCGAGGAACGGTACGGCTCACCCGAAGAACGCGAGCGGTAGTCGGCCGTCCGCGTGGCGTTTCTCCCGCTGGCCGTCATCGGTCCCCTCGCTTATCTCCTCGGCCTGTTCGTGCTGTGGCACATCGTCCGTGGCTTCGGCGGCGCCGCCGTTCGGGCCCATCGCGTCTCCGTCTTCTCGCT
This Salinigranum marinum DNA region includes the following protein-coding sequences:
- a CDS encoding DUF7562 family protein; amino-acid sequence: MWRSRTNRDRKTVVCIACGESVLRADAREYDKEGNRWDRHGKEFEHLCKDCYRELCHQPREDLESLLLGIEQDGLTREEFLDRYFGAVEERYGSPEERER
- the uvrA gene encoding excinuclease ABC subunit UvrA; the protein is MSKDFIEVRGAEEHNLKDLDVQIPREQFTVVTGLSGSGKSSLAFETIYAEGQRRYIESLSAYARNFLGQMDKPQVESVEGLSPAISIDQKNAANNPRSTVGTVTELHDYLRLLYARVGTPHCPECGREVGEQSASNMVSRVLSLPEGTRAKLCAPVVRDQKGAFKDLFDDLVSAGYSRVEVDGEAYDLAYDKPDLDENYDHTVDVVVDRVKVSPEARSRITDSVETALEEADGVLKVILPDPPEGVQLGVESRSTGDLAGEGDARLVVEFSESLACTHCGIDFSEIETRSFSFNSPHGACPECEGIGNTKEVDEDLVVVDPSQPIKHVFEPWSYNRSYYQTRLDSVAKHFEVSVSTPFEELDPDVQRQFLYGTDREVVFERHTRNGTRRKTKRFEGVIPNLERRHVETDSESTRDHIEKYMAVTTCPACDGTRLKPQSRSVLVQDTSITEVNRMSIGDALAHFEGLEAEMGDRDRTIAEEILKEIRARLGFMCEVGLEYLTLDREASTLSGGESQRIRLATQVGSGLVGVLYVLDEPSIGLHQRDNDRLLNTLEGLRDLGNTLIVVEHDEATMHRADNIIDMGPGPGKRGGEVVAQGDFDEICAAADSVTAEYLSGRKQIPVPDERRDAAGTLSIRGARQHNLKELDVDLPLGTFTAVTGVSGSGKSTLIHDILYKGLARRMNDNTSVDPGDHDAIEGVDEIETVRLIDQSPIGRTPRSNPATYTGVFDYVRELFAETKLSKQRGYKKGRFSFNVKGGRCEACGGQGTVKIEMNFLSDVYVPCDECDGDRYNDETLDVTYKGKTIADVLGMEVDEAHDFFEANSQIRRRLKLLKDVGLGYMRLGQPSTTLSGGEAQRVKLAEELGKRDSGNTLYLLDEPTTGLHKEDERKLIEVLHRLVDNGNTVVVIEHELDLVKNADRIVDLGPEGGENGGEVVAEGTPEAVARTDASHTGRYLRDLLPDVDREGPRSDRGARKAKAASDDD
- a CDS encoding DMT family transporter — encoded protein: MSLAPDTTVYLLALVPAVIWGFTPVLDKRGMSLGGTALQASLVVVVVDLSLFLAALLTLRGTDLLAGLDLAVAGLFLFAGATGTALGRLAIFVGVDRVGASINSAVVSARPLFATAFAFGLLGEPVSLETGVGVVVLVVGLVVLSLSKGGDLAGWDPWDLLYPLASGVFFAFGNVLRRFGLGTGGADVLQAVALNEAGALLVFLGYAAVRGTVGFRSADRRSYGYFAVSGGLTAVALLSVFGALALPAGRVAIVESLASTAPLFTTVFAYFLLRDLERVTRGIVVGAVLVAAGVALVTLGPRIVI
- a CDS encoding RNA-binding protein, producing the protein MQVKSRHHLRSDEIRDLRETIERRTGVDLDGDTFEKVDLAGSAFDVVLVDGSPAVMYVDDEPFLTVTGANAHPPTEHVVTVDAGAVSFVSGGADVMRPGIVDADEAIDGGDLVSIAEETHGKVLAIGRALVPGSEMLGDSGKVVESVHHVGDDLFELSI
- a CDS encoding cell division protein SepF, which codes for MGIMNKLLSGGQTHSTDDYVTLDLDDFDTARGEARTQVHIAEIGGQPDVIAIKDAVYDGDIVIADVTRLRINDSTMEHIIDDLQQVAREVDGDIVQKGDDQIIIVPQGCGISRRKLA
- a CDS encoding universal stress protein; translation: MYSRILFPTDGSDVAAEALAYAVDVAAGHDATLHVLNVADTNQDSLTRIGGQVVDVLESEGQEIVDEAAARAAERDVATVSAVLQGDPVKTIVDYADEYAIDLVVMPTHGRRGLSRVLLGSVTERVIGAVEAPVVAVTPDEDREFVYPPRALLVPTDGSPAAGLALRSAIDVARETGAELHLLHVVETASLGFDVRSVVASDQLDARAEEIMTEAVDAAETAGIDSVTRSVAHGRPYREIRSYVGDHDIDLVAVGVHGETDFSRAVLGGVTTKILRSSSVPVLLRREAEPDDAA